The Eriocheir sinensis breed Jianghai 21 unplaced genomic scaffold, ASM2467909v1 Scaffold47, whole genome shotgun sequence genome includes the window cgtaaacctcttCTAAAACACGTAGTCCTCTTCCATTtcgtcttaatcctcttcctttttctctttatcctcttctaaatctcctaatcctcttacttttcctcttaatcctcttctaaatcttttaatcctcttcctcctcttcgtaaacctcgtgtaaacctcttaatcctcttccattttctcttaatcctcttctaaatctcttaatcgtcttactttttctcttaatcctcttttaaaccttgtaattctcctcctctacctcctagtAAACatcttgtaaacctcttaatcctcttctaaaactaataatcctcttctatttcctcttaatcctcttctaaatctcttaatcctcttcctcttaaacccCTTTTTTAACCTCTTAATTCCCCCCCTCCATGGCCTTGAAGATGATGCAAATAAACTCGCAACGTTGCTATGCAGACGATGAGACTTGATTGAACTGAGGATTAGGCTGAAATTTGTTTAACATGCAAAAAGCACTGACAGCACAATGATGTTCAAATTTACACACCACTTTTCTACCGAATAAACAATTAACTGTCTGAAAAGTCTTGTCATTCAGTGGCAAGTGGCATCCAGCAGCAGGAGACCGGCTGGGCGAGCAAAACTCACGGAGAGGAAGTAAGAAACACCTGAAACCATTGGCAGAAACGGAGGAGTCAGCAGAAACTTTGAATGTCTCTCTAAGCGTGCCAAGCTTCCGAGCGGCAGAAGATACCTAAACGGAATGTGACATTTAAATGTCAACATCGAATCGAGAATTACGCCAAGAACTGACATCTTAGATACATTGAATGCTAAAGCATCCAGGAACAGTGTACCATGGACATATATCAGGGAGCGAGACGCACAATAACatgctttctatctctctctgtggTATAGCTGTGCCTCACCACGGACCGCACCTTCATCCGGCAGGTGCACGTGCGGCAGGTCTGTGCAGGTGTGGTGCGACATGGAGACGGACGGCGGCGGCTGGACGGTGTTCCTGAACCGCCAGAACCAGGCAAGCCAACTCGACTTCAACCGCACGTGGGACGAGTACAAGGAAGGCTTCGGCAGACCCTACGAGGAGTACTGGATGGGTGGGAGTTCataaatacatatatttttttacagctagagAGACAGTCCACGGGCTAACAAAAGATACGAAAGAATATTAACTGCACTCATTTACAATAAAATGAGGCAGAGGGTGACGAAAAATCTCCTCCTTGACCAAGACTTTCTCGATAGCAATATCCAGACAATGATTGCCTGCTGAAAAAATCTTCTTGTTAACACACAAAGTTCACACGGTCAGCCAGGCAAAGTTCACACGGGATTAGCTATCTCATTTTAATCTTCATATTCGTCGGCCAGGATTAGTCCAGTGCAAGACAAAGACCTTTCCCAACGCTCTTTACTTACACCTGATGTCAGCGTACTAAATGTTGATCAAGCAGAATTGCTTATATAATTTCTCCATCTGATTTGCTGTCACTCCAGGCTTTTCATACATTTCTTCGGTTGACATTCTCTAGCTTTTTAACCTGTGACGCAAAATCCTGTGCAGGTCTGGAAACACTTCACGTTATGACCTTCGGACGCACCTACTCGCTGCGCCTGGACCTGGAGGTGGCGTCGTCGGGGCTGCGAGAGTACGCGACACACGCCATCGTGAAGGTCGAGGACGAGGACACCGGGTGAGGAGCCAgtttaaaaaggaagaagagtccgCCGATTAACACGACTCCTTACAACTGATCCTTAAACTAATGAGATATTCTTGTTACACGTTACTTTCAAGATTTGTTTCAGTCGAGGACGATGACTCCCAGTGAGAGGctgattaaaagaagaaaatatatgggGTAGTTCGCCCACAGACGTGCAAATATGAATGCCTACAAATAATCTTTAAAACCAATGAGATGTACTTATTCCATGTTACTGTCTATATCCACACCTCATTTATTAGTAATCACCAAAGCCAAAGAATAGGAGTGTCTCCCAACTACATCAGAGGCGCCTAGTTGTTACCAAAAGAGTCATGCTGGTGCTCTAGGCATGGTCAGGGTCTCGAAGAAGTACCCtgagcacacaaaaaaataactattCTATCAGTAtcagtttgaatttcgcgcggctcttttGGTAACATGGCGCTAGTGATGATGTTGGCCAGACTCTCCTGTTTTATGGCTCGGGTTATCACTCTCTGCTCCTTTTTCTGCGGCAGTGTGTCATCTACAGCTCATTTCCTCACAACCTCATACtgattttatttcttgtattttttttcttcatattaggAGCTCAATTTAATCAATAACCAAATATTGCTCTCCTAGTGGCACTGTTAATATCTATAGGCGAGCTCATTTTCAGTACTTCATTTTAAGGAATAAGTTATCAACTCTCCGCCGTAACCTTctcatatttttattcatatttgcaACTCAGTTCAATCCTAATAACCAAGAATTGCTCTCTCTTCTTACGGCACTGTTAATATTTCAAAGTggttagagataaaaaaaaatgctcgtGTCTTGCGGTTCAGTAAGGAATCAGTTATCTGCTCTTCATcgtaaccttctcttcctctcgcgTATTGACAGCTACAAGATCGTCACGAGCGGCACAGAGGCAGGAAGTTCCAACAGCCGATACTGTTTTCGCTACATGAACTACCGCTCCTTCACCACGGTGGACCGGGACTACGACTACCTgtataacggtgtgtgtgtgtgtgtgtgtgtgtgtgtgtgtggcggggggttagggtgtgtgtgggagttgggggggggggggggaaataagGGTGTGTAGGAGGGGGTAagcgtgtgtggggagggagctGATACTTATGTAAACACAAAGGAACATACACTGACATTATGATCAACCAACATCTTTAAGAATGAATTGCGATGTCTCCTATAACTTTCCTTTCAGTTAGTTTTGGGTATTCGACCTCGGATTTCATAAAGCTCCATCCTTAACATATCCCGTGTCACGTATAATTACAATATCTATATGTGGTTCTTACTTTGCTGAGCTATCATATTCTACCTTACCTAGACAGTTTGAAAAGTGAGCGTATGCTGCATGACAATTACAAAAACATTTTCCACTTAATCTCAATCCTGCATTGCTCCGGTACAGACAACTGTGCAGCCGCGCAGGGAGGCGCCTGGTGGTACTACAATTGCAAGTACTTCAACCCCACCAGCACCTACGACTCCTTCATCGCCCTAAACTGTTATGGCACAAGCGAGAGGAACGTGACGAGTCTGCAGGTTAAGATACGGCCGGCCATCTGCGACACGTCCCTCAAGACCATCCACGCGCGGGAAATGAGCTGCGGCTGTTAGGGTTTCCGAGACGCCTCCCGCCCTCGCCACCTTCAGCTTCGTGTGAGAGGTGAAAAGCAAGCTGTGAACATAATATAGTCTGAAGCACATCCTGGCGTCGTGAGAACCTGTTTGCTTCACGATAGTTTACATCTATATGGGCTAGTTATTTATATGTTATTTATCATGTAACACGTATGAAGACCCACTCGGTGAAGAAAGTAATAGTGTAACAAACGTAAATGTAAATATCATCTATTCCTAAGAGAGAGTTTCGAGATAAGCCATAAAATTTATCCGTTACTTTCGCTTATACGATCACTGAGATTTCATTGTAACACTGgtaaagaggatgatgaagaaacaCCCATGATCTTCAGCACGTCCCCGAGTTACACCTACACCGCTGGGGCAGGTGACGCAGCTCCGCACGCACCTCGTTGTGTTGCTGATCAGGTGTGAGCGGTTGTCATGATATTCAATCACTACTGTATCTATTGGAGTAATAAATATTTGGCATAGCTCTACGCCCCATTGTTCTCGATACATGAAATATTACATGGACATATTTTTAGTATTTAGTGAGAGAtaataaattatttaaatacagCATGAAAGAGGCGCAAGGGACGAGTAGTAAATGTTTAGTGGCGGGGACAAACATACGTTCCTGGAGTGAAACACACCAGACTGAAAAGATCAGGTCACAGGGCACCCATATCCTTGCGGGTTGTCGTCGAGGAGGGTGCACTGAATGCCACCAGCAGGCCGATCAGCAGCATTAGGACATAGGTCGCGTCCAGCAGCTGCAGGTAGTGGGCGTTGGAAAAATGCATCACCAGCTGTGGGTCATGTGCGTAGCACCGCGAGAATCTGTTACCCCTGGACTCCGGGATGAACCAGCAGGAGGCGTCCCCAGAGGCGTGCCGCAGACTGGTAATTCTGCTGACGTTGGTGACGTGGTGCGCGCAGCTGACGGAACAGGCGGCGATGTCGAGGTGGTCGCGTCTGTTGTAGGCCGTGATGAGCAGCGCCGCCATCAAGATAATGCTGATTGTGGCGGTGATGCAGAAGGTGGGCTTTAGAACATCCGCTAGAGCCAGACTCACCGCGGCTAGCAGACTCAGCAGCAGGTACGGCCTGACGACGTTGGAGAGAGTGGCGCGCACTGCCGCCTCCAGCAGGTGTGGCGCGGCGGTGAGCTGGCTGTGGGTGGTCAGCAGGAGGAAGGCCACCAGCGGCAGCGCCACCGCCGCTCCTGCCACGCCCACGAACATCCGAAAGCCACGGGCAAACATGTGCGTCCGCGACAGAGTAAtactgaatattaaaaaaaaaaaaactctgataTGTGAGCCACGACGGAATGCGCGCTAACAGTTCCCATCAAGCATTTGAATATGTGATTTGTATTCTACTTCCCTCGACAACCGCAGTTTTAAAAAACTCCGAGctgctgtataaaaaaatatcttatatattttctaatcGTTTCTATTAACTTATAAAGAAAATTATCCatgcctttttttttatgaaatcttgtcatttttttctcgctATTCGACGCACATCAATTTAGCGAATGCTTCGCCTCTTTGATCACCAAACACATCCTTCTCATTGGCCGCTGTCCTTTGTCCATCACAAATACAGGAAACACGCTTTTTATATACTCTGCAAACTTTTAAGGGGAATTTCGTTATCCCTTTATCACACTACTCTCATGGCGCCTATTTTCTTAAAGGATTATTTTGCTGCAAGTTGATAAGATATTAGAATAATACATCAATAACACGTATATGTCTTATTATATGACCATTTTATTCAGatcaattgaaaaaaaaatgtgaagatacACCTTCATCCAATAGCTGAACATTCAGTAGCCACGGGAGCAACCCTGACCCTCCCTGTGGTTTCTAACGAGCGGGTAATCAAGTACAGCGAGTCTCTGGAGGAACCACTCCTGCATTCTGTTCCGCCACTCCACACTGGTGTCAGCTACACGCTACCTAGTCAAGGAGTTTCAATATATAACAACACAAAATATTTTATGCATAATGTACTGTCTTTAAAAATCCATTTACTGACATTTCTTAACTACTTGTATAAAATATCTGTGAttactggtacacacacacacacacacacacacacacacacacaaaggcacagTCACCCCTCGTTTTTTGCACACATGTATTCCCTTTTTCCATAATCGCCCGTAAAGCACTCCAATCACGCTGCGTTACACTGGCCCACACTCGATGATCTGCACGCGCCTGCCTTTACTGCACCTCACCTTTATGGCCGACACTGATAACACTACTCGCTGCCCTCCTCGCCCCTCGCTGCCCACTCCACCCCTCACCCaccctgtccatctctctctcgcttactcactcactcactcgcactCACGCTACCCCTCCCACACACCATCCTCACTATCCCACTCTCCTCTGATACACACCCTCTCTAAGCCTGCCCTTGTCACCTCTTACTTAATGAAAGACATTGTCCATAGTGTCCATCTCACCCCCTTCCCATAGTCTCATCACCCTCACTGTCCTTGTTACCCCCCACTGCTCCTGTCATCCCTCACTCACCACCCATACTGGTCTCATTACCCTTCACACGTCCTCCCACACTTCCTGCAATCAGTAAACCACCTGATTTTTGCCCCTGTACGCCTCGCTCTTTGCTACAGTGTGGTCTTGCTGCCTAAACTCTAATACCCAGCCGCCCACTCAGGACATGACACCCctggacactctggagcaccACCGGGACGTCGCTGTGCTGGTGGTGTTCTACAAGGCCCAGgcacaaggagtaccacacctggcgaggctgaggctcccGCCGAGAGACGCTGTGAGAGATACGATAACGGTACTCTCCAggcacgagcaggtcggggtgccgaggtcacgcatCAGCCAGCACCAGAAAGCCTCCAGaatgtcccgcctgtggaacacgttcacTGCAGCagtgccaacagtgagggaaatgccAACCCAGCAGCTGAAAGTGGCGGCTCACAGGTGGCGAGGAACATGCCCCATGCCATTAGTGATGATAAACATGTAGTGAACGTGTGTAACAATaagcttttgaaataatgcacgaggaAAAGCGTCACTTTAAGCCTTGAAAAGTGCACAATCAGACGTATGTTTCTCGTTCACGTTCGATCGCCCGACTGTCGCTAAAACAAAAGTTTGATGTGTACTACAAATGTaagttaaaaaagagagagagagagagagagagagagagagagagagagagagagagagagagagagagagagagagagagagagagagagagagagagagagagagagatggagagatgaatagatagatagatagataaatagatggatagatggatagaaagatatagatcaGTCTGGTGCAAGAGAGGACTCGTAGCAGTGGGTTTTAACTAAGTAAAATAGTTTTAAGAGAACAGTGAGGGTAAATTTATCTGtgaataggaaggaaataaatttTATGGCCATGGTTGTAAAGGAAGGTATATGCCAACTGCCTCTTTCCGTTTTAGTGTTTTAGAGCTGAGCTAATGCGAGGTGTGCTGCGGCGAGGCCCAGGAACGCCTAACACGGGGCCATCAAGCACGGGTCCCGCCACATTCCTGGGCCCGAGAGGATGCTCACTGGGTCGCTAAATataaaaacaagtgttaatagtgcaaaaaactgtgctagatcggcgtcgcatgaccctccaacaccccctcaacaatttatattatgcaactaagggtctaaaatggaaaatgctgaaaagtaaagatggcgtcactataaccACTTGCCTGCGCctcaacgggctggggccgaccatcaggccctactatgaaggccaaCCCGTG containing:
- the LOC126992468 gene encoding microfibril-associated glycoprotein 4-like isoform X1, with translation MLMLWACVWAAWWAGAAGAAAETFVRDEPTIVNISINDSTFTAGTDTSTDDTTFAASTDSTTDDNAFTTSPTSSETSTPETPTTRAVITTIAPDELPSTATTPPPRRAGLPVDCADHLMGGATVSGVYEIYPFTCTCGRSVQVWCDMETDGGGWTVFLNRQNQASQLDFNRTWDEYKEGFGRPYEEYWMGLETLHVMTFGRTYSLRLDLEVASSGLREYATHAIVKVEDEDTGYKIVTSGTEAGSSNSRYCFRYMNYRSFTTVDRDYDYLYNDNCAAAQGGAWWYYNCKYFNPTSTYDSFIALNCYGTSERNVTSLQVKIRPAICDTSLKTIHAREMSCGC
- the LOC126992468 gene encoding microfibril-associated glycoprotein 4-like isoform X2, whose translation is MLMLWACVWAAWWAGAAGAAAETFVRDEPTIVNISINDSTFTAGTDTSTDDTTFAASTDSTTDDNAFTTSPTSSETSTPETPTTRAVITTIAPDELPTATTPPPRRAGLPVDCADHLMGGATVSGVYEIYPFTCTCGRSVQVWCDMETDGGGWTVFLNRQNQASQLDFNRTWDEYKEGFGRPYEEYWMGLETLHVMTFGRTYSLRLDLEVASSGLREYATHAIVKVEDEDTGYKIVTSGTEAGSSNSRYCFRYMNYRSFTTVDRDYDYLYNDNCAAAQGGAWWYYNCKYFNPTSTYDSFIALNCYGTSERNVTSLQVKIRPAICDTSLKTIHAREMSCGC